The Streptomyces sp. R28 region ACAGCGCGCCCGACAGTGCCGCCGACGCGGCCACCAGCATGCCGAGCGCCGAGGCGACCGCCGCCGAGCCGATGACGTCGGGCGGCAGGAGAGGGCTCGCGGTACGGCGCTCGTGCCGGACGAAGGCGGCGCCGGTGACCGTGGCGGCCGCGGCGGTCCAGCCCCACCCCGGCAGCGCGACGAGGGCGTGGACCAGGCAGGCCAGGGTCACCGCGAGCAGGAGGGCGCCGGGCACGTCGAGCCGCGCGGGGGAGATGGTGCGCGCGGGCCGCACCGCGAGTGCGAGCACGCCGAAGACGAGGGCGGGCACGACGTTCAGCAGGAACACGGCTCGCCAGCCCGGCCCTGCCACCAGCGCACCGCCCACCACCGGCCCGGCGGCGGCCGCCACTCCGATCGCGGCGGTCCGTACGGCGATCGGCGTCCGCAGCCGGTCGGGCGGGTACGCGGCCCGCAGCATCCCGAGCGTGGCCGGCTGCGACAGCGCCCCGAACACGCCCTGCACGACCCGCAGCCCGACGACCCAGCCGACGCCGGGTGCCAGAGCGATACCGGCCGACGCGGCCCCGAAGCCGAGCATGCCGATGCCGAAGACGCGATGGTGCCCGTACCGGTCGCCGAGCCGTCCGGCGAACACCAACAGGCTTGCCACCGCGATGAGATAACCGGTGCTGGTCCACTGGACCTGAGCGAAGGAGGCACCCAGGTCGCGTTGCAGGGTGGGCTGGGCGAGGGTCAGGACGGTGCCGTCGAGCGCGACGATCACGGCGCCGGCGACGCTGCTCGCGAGGGTGAGGCGCGGGTTCATTCGGTCACCGGCCCGAGGTGTGCGTCCAGGGTCGAGTGCAGCAGCCGTACGAAGTCGTGGGCGCCCGTGGCG contains the following coding sequences:
- a CDS encoding MFS transporter; its protein translation is MNPRLTLASSVAGAVIVALDGTVLTLAQPTLQRDLGASFAQVQWTSTGYLIAVASLLVFAGRLGDRYGHHRVFGIGMLGFGAASAGIALAPGVGWVVGLRVVQGVFGALSQPATLGMLRAAYPPDRLRTPIAVRTAAIGVAAAAGPVVGGALVAGPGWRAVFLLNVVPALVFGVLALAVRPARTISPARLDVPGALLLAVTLACLVHALVALPGWGWTAAAATVTGAAFVRHERRTASPLLPPDVIGSAAVASALGMLVAASAALSGALFVGTFLLQGTLGLDPMRSALVSLPLALLMVLAAPSCAVLLRRAGARRTTVAAMTVLAVGILVLSRASATPALCVAFALVGAGFGTVMVAATHVVVREAAVESAGVAGGLQQTAMNLGPVLGVAAATALMGSGGGPELPLSVLAGVVLAGAALGRKLPGRPGPAIDDHGQSKDRTRVPGRR